The DNA region CAACACCAAAGATCTCAATGCTGTACGAAGCGTCAGCAAAGTTCAACACCCACACAGGGGAAAGCTTACGGCTGGGCAGGGTTCGCGTCATCACAGAACCACGTCTCGTTGACTGACAGGACAAAGGAGCCAGGACTAAATGTGAGGAcagtgttgatgttgtaTTTTGGCGCTCTGGGCCGTCCAGTAGACTGAGCTGAACACTGCATAGTCGCAGGGGCGGTGCCGGTTAATGTCCCGAAGCAAGATGCACGGTAGTCGGTGATGGTATTTCTCAGTTGGATGAAGGCGTTTCCTCCTTCAATCCTTCCGGAGACGTTCCGGAGATTCAGCTGAGTGGAAAAGACCTCCCACGACGGTGTTCGTGACCCGGCTGCGCAACCCTCCTTGTCGTGACCAGAAGGACCAGGAACTGCTGATGGGCTCAgcgggaagggggagctGAGGACAGACTTGATCAAGAGGGGATCGGTGGACAAGGGGGCGCAAGCGTCGCTATTGCAGGTAATTGGCAGGGAACCCTCTCCTTGGGCAGCAAAGTTGAGCCTATACAACAACAGTGTCAGGACTGATCAGAAATACCAAGTGAGAGATGACGAACGGTCTTGACGGAGTAAGATCATTGCACACCCATGTCTCGTTTATTCGCACTCGAGCTACAGCTGCCTCCAGCTGCACCGAAGCAAGCAAAGGAGAGCTGTCACTAGTGCAAGCTTGCCATGTTGATGCGTTTCCTGAAACCTGACAACTCAGTTGAGCTGATGTGTTGGTGGCTCGATTGAGTGCCTGAAATCGCACAGTCGTTCCGCTGGATTCGAAATCTTCAATGAGCCAACTGGAGACTGTGAACGAGTTTGTCGTGCAGCCAGCGGTGAGTTGAGCAATGGCCAGAATATTTGGGATTGCTGGTGACAAGAGAGCGGCTAGGGTCGCAATGGAGACGATGGACGGCGCCATCTTGATATACGGGCAGTTTGCACCGACGTTCCAGAGTCCAAGCTAGACAGCTTTGTTTACATCACAAACATGCTGGGAGTTCCGGTCATTTTATTATCTGCGTTGGAGAAGTGATATCTGGACCCCGCAGTTCTGGCCAAGGGTGGCGTTTATTGGGTTTAGATGAATATATTCCGGCTCAATCACCGTACCTGACGACAAGACCGGTAAATAACATGACGGCTGATATGCACACGCGAGAAGCGCTGTACAACCCGGATATTGGAAGATGTCGTCTCGGCTCAACAGCCTCAGCCGCCTTTCCACGTGGGATGAAATTACTTATATGTAGAACATGGAGGGATAATATCCTGGTTCTGATGACCCGGCTGCTGAGGACCAAGGCCTGGATTCATGTTGCAGGAGGATTGTGATGGTAACGCCAAGATACAGCTGTGATCAATATCTAGattccccccaaaacccaaggcTACCTAGATGACAGCTCCACCAtatgttgctgctgcaggCCGCCAGTATCGGTCTTCTGCGATGGGTTCAGCGGTAATATCGACGGCGGCGGAAAGAAGGCCGCAGTCCTCCACAAGCACGGGCTACCCATCCTTTAAGGATTTGGCTGTACATTAATTTTGGCTAGTCTCAAACAGCCCGAAGCAATGCGTTCAGATAACGCCTTCGACCACCGAGATACTGCGCATTCCGGAATTAAGATAGGTCTCATATACCTCCATCCCGTAATCAATTCCGAAGTTATTTCCTCACACTCCAGGTCCTAGGTAAACTCAACACACTGTCATAATGGAAGGGAAGTGACAGGGCCAAACCCTCCGCAATGAAAGTCAGTCAATTAGAATGTCGTCTTTGCTTTCTATATAAGAAACACTCGACACCAACGCCGAGGCAATGTCTTTTCTGCCTACAGTACCTTAGTAAACCTAAATAAAGACACCCGTCCATTATCACTCCCTTGTTAGGCATGTCTTCGCCGTAGAGAAACCTATATTCCGCCAGACGCGTGTCATTCAACCGCTGGTTATTAACACTTGTGGCGTTTACTTAAGCTTGAATGCACCCTCGACAACCCTCTTGTGGTAGTAGTCTGTGTAGCTGGTCCCTTTCGGAGCGTGATGGCGATATGAAAAGGCATGCCACATCTCCCCCGCAGCGGCAAGCGCCTCCACCATGTGAAACCACCATTCCATGGTGGAAGATAGTTGGCCCCCTTGAGATCGAATGTACTCTTCCTTGAGCTGCTGGTACCTTTGACCCTCCTCGATTGCCTTCGACCTCAGGACTTCTttggcctcctcgacagACATTCCGTTCCACTTCTGGAGCAGGACAATCGCATTGACCAGCCTTGCGCCATTTGTTTGATGCGCAagcaactccttctcccaagAGAGGACATCATTACCCCAAACGCTCTCAACCTTCAGTGGCTCAAACACATGGTCGACAGACTTCCTCTCTTCCGCCGAAATGCGAATACCACTTCCGAAAATGGCACATTCAAACATAAAACTGATTCAACGTCAGCACCCCAAAACTGCTTACTACGGCACCCAGAATTCTTACTTCCATCCAAGATCGCGTATACGCTCCTGGGCATATAGTTCGAGAGTTTGATAGGTATCAAAATGACTCGACACCGCAGTTTCCGCCTTCCTCCAAGAGTTGAACAAAGAGATAACCACAGGTCCCTGGACCGGATCGAGCTCGGTCAGGCGAGTAGCAACCTTGGAGAAAGCCTCTTTAAACTTGGCGCTTATTTCCTCGCGATCGCCAAGGATACGACGGCCTTCGATGTTATCATACTCTCTGTCGAACTACGAAAGATTAGCACCCTCGTACAAAGCTAACAACACTGTACTATACCTCGCTAGCGGGAGGAAGCTCGCAATCTGGACCCAACATATTAATATGCTTTTCTTCGCTGGGCAGGCCGGTCTATATTACCGTCATAAAACATGGCGATCTCATTCAGATAGGAGAGGAGCCACAGCTTCTCCGGGGGCGCATCACAGTATGCCATTGACTGAAAGCTTCCATATGGAGTAAGTCCGCCCTTGACAATACCAATGTTGTCCTTTCCCACAAAGTCGAGGTGAAACTGGATGCAGGCGTCATCTGCAACTTCCGCATGGATACTCTTCCTGGGCCGCACTGACAAGAAGTAATTGGGACAGTTCTGCCAAATATTGAAACCTAGCTCAGCACATAACTGAGGTTGAAAAGGCATTGTGATGCTCGGAAAAGAGGGTGTAGACAGGattgatggagaggggggtaTGGTTTGACAGTAAAGAAGAGTGCAGGTCAAATGCCCGCCGTTGGGGAAGCTGCCAGTCCTTAAACATGCTCGACGTTACGACTAGTGACAAAGATGACGTCTTAGAGTCGCTGAATACCCCTCTATGATTATTCCGGACACACGAGTAAATTCTGACCGTGTCTGTTGCTGGGTAAATCACATTAGTTTTCCTGGCATGCATCATTACACCTTGTGTTGTGTGGGTCCACCTAGTTGGCCCATGTTCTTACAAGCTTACCTTTTCCTCGCTCCAGCTATTGCCTTAGCTCACTTTTTTACCAACTCAACTACTTTCGCCTTAGTTCACTAATTGCCTCATTTTTACACTTTATAACATCCACAAATCTTCTTTCTACTGGAGGTCTAGATGTCACAGTTAAGCCAACAAGCAGGGCAGACTATGTGCGGAGTATATGTGACGAActcctatccagaacctctgaaagggatactggttgaaggcacttctgaacaatcctagttcggtaca from Podospora pseudocomata strain CBS 415.72m chromosome 3, whole genome shotgun sequence includes:
- a CDS encoding hypothetical protein (EggNog:ENOG503PQF5) translates to MAPSIVSIATLAALLSPAIPNILAIAQLTAGCTTNSFTVSSWLIEDFESSGTTVRFQALNRATNTSAQLSCQVSGNASTWQACTSDSSPLLASVQLEAAVARVRINETWVCNDLTPSRPLNFAAQGEGSLPITCNSDACAPLSTDPLLIKSVLSSPFPLSPSAVPGPSGHDKEGCAAGSRTPSWEVFSTQLNLRNVSGRIEGGNAFIQLRNTITDYRASCFGTLTGTAPATMQCSAQSTGRPRAPKYNINTVLTFSPGSFVLSVNETWFCDDANPAQPIEIFGVGTARLPLECSAVGETTTYCAGDPATFTGRLISEKPIPPFSLGDPLPTAPSCTISSVVAPSYRFSDFETIVASGSSLGSIRFGVELNTGAAFTGYPSTFFRSGVSVSVTEGGSTAWYPCVLESVGEQSLTPTACAFRYDATTQSLSLSADWKCSDLDASRPVSFTGDLRTTVPSLTCSTTSGRTRCATAPGQAWAANVTSVYWGN